The Panicum virgatum strain AP13 chromosome 5K, P.virgatum_v5, whole genome shotgun sequence genome has a window encoding:
- the LOC120706757 gene encoding caffeoylshikimate esterase-like, whose protein sequence is MVHPIAEADERSPFGSLTPEEFYARHGVTHTTSSFVNPRGLRIFTQRWVPRGGGVLGAVAVVHGFTGESSWMVQLTAVHLAAAGFAVAALDHQGHGFSEGLPGHIPDIAPVLDDCDAAFAAFRADYPPPLPCFLYGESLGGAIALLLHLRRGDLWRDGAVLNGAMCGVSPRFKPPWPLEHLLAAAAAVVPTWRVAFTRGNIPERSFKVEWKRRLALASPRRTTAPPRAATALELLRVCRELQARFEEVDLPLLAVHGADDTVCDPACVEELFRRAGSKDKTLRVYPGMWHQIVGEPEENVEKVFDEIIAWLKARAATAVGAQQQE, encoded by the coding sequence atgGTTCACCCGATCGCGGAGGCCGACGAGCGGAGCCCCTTCGGCAGCCTCACCCCGGAGGAGTTCTACGCGCGCCACGGGGTCACccacaccacctcctccttcgtCAACCCGCGGGGCCTCCGCATCTTCACCCAGCGCTGggtgccccgcggcggcggcgtcctcggcgccgtcgccgtcgtgcaCGGCTTCACGGGCGAGTCCAGCTGGATGGTGCAGCTCACGGCCGTCCACCTCGCCGCGGCGGGGTTCGCCGTCGCGGCGCTCGACCACCAGGGCCACGGCTTCTCCGAGGGCCTCCCGGGCCACATCCCCGACATCGCCCCGGTGCTCGACGACTGCGACGCCGCCTTCGCCGCCTTCCGCGCCGACTACCCGCCCCCGCTCCCCTGCTTCCTCTACGGGGAGTCCCTCGGCGGCGCCATCGCGCTGCtgctccacctccgccgcgggGACCTCTGGCGCGACGGCGCCGTGCTCAACGGCGCCATGTGCGGGGTCAGCCCGCGCTTCAAGCCGCCCTGGCCGCTCGagcacctcctcgccgccgccgccgccgtcgtgcccaCCTGGCGCGTCGCCTTCACGCGCGGGAACATCCCCGAGCGCTCCTTCAAGGTGGAGTGGAAGCGCCGGCTcgcgctcgcctcgccgcgccgcaccacggcgccgccccgcgccgccaccgcgctcgAGCTCCTCCGCGTCTGCCGGGAGCTGCAGGCGCGCTTCGAGGAGGTGGACCTCCCGCTCCTCGCCGTGCACGGCGCCGACGACACCGTCTGCGACCCGGCCTGCGTCGAGGAGCTGTTCAGGCGCGCGGGGAGCAAGGACAAGACGCTCCGCGTCTACCCCGGGATGTGGCACCAGATCGTCGGCGAGCCCGAGGAGAACGTCGAGAAGGTGTTCGACGAAATCATCGCATGGCTCAAggcgcgcgccgccaccgccgtcggcgCGCAACAACAGGAGTAG